The stretch of DNA GCCGAGTGGACGAGCGATGGTCGGCTGCGGCAGCCGCGCTTCCTCGGGCTGCGCGACGACAAGCGCCCAGCCGAGGTCGTCCGGGAACGGCCTCGGTGAGCACCGGGCTTGCGGAAGCGACCAGCCTGCCTAGTTCGTAGGGAATCCGAGGCTGATCGCGCTCGAAGCCGGATCGGGCCATCTTGACGTGATCACCTTGGGCCGGGTGTAGAACCGGATCCCTTCGGGGCCGTAGATCGGAGCGCCGCCGAACATCGACGCCTTCCAGCCTCCGAATGAGTGCCAACCCACCGGCACCGGGATCGGGACGTTGATGCCTACCATCCCCACCTCGGCGGCCCGTTCGAATCGTCGGGCAGCGCCGCCGTCATTGGTGAACAGCGCGACGCCGTTTCCATACGGATTTGCGTTCACGAGCTCCACCGCGTCGTCGAAGGTTGCGGCGCGCACGACGCTCAGGACCGGCCCGAAGATCTCATCGTCGTAGACGCGCATCCCCGGCTTGACTCTGTCGAGCAACGAGCACCCGACGAAGAACCCGCGATCCGTAACGGCGGCCGATCCGTCCACCACGACGCTCGCGCCTTCGTCGGCTGCCCGCTCGACGTACGATCGCACCCTGCTGCGGTGCTCGGATGTGATGAGTGGGCCCATCATGGAGGCGGCGTCATCACCGGGTCCGACGACGACGCCGGGAATCCGTGCGGCGATGGCATCGACAAGGGCGTCACCGACAGAGCCGACGGCGACCACGACCGAGATCGCCATGCACCGCTCTCCCGCCGATCCGTAGCCGGCGGACACGGCTTCGTCGGCGGCGGCGTCGACGTCGGCGTCGGGCAGGACAACCATATGGTTCTTGGCTCCCCCGAGGGCCTGTACCCGCTTGCCGTTGCGTGTCCCTGTCTCGTAGACATCGCGCGCCACGAGAGTGCTGCCCACAAACGACACGGCGTCGATGCCAGGATGGCTCAGGAGCGCACCCACGGTCTCGACGTCGCCCTGCACCACATTGAAGACGCCCTCGGGGAAGCCGGCCTGCCGCACGAGGTCAGCCAGCATGAGCGAAGCCGAGGGGTCCTTCTCTGACGGCTTCAGCAAGAACGCGTTCCCGCAGGCGAGCGCGTTGGCGGCCATCCACAGCGGGACCATGACCGGGAAGTTGAATGGGGTGATGCCGGCGACCACACCGAGCGGCCGGAGCAGGGTGTGCACGTCGACGCCGGTCGACACCTCCGAGCTGTGCGAGCCCTTCAACAGGTGCGGGATGCCACAGGCGAACTCCACGCACTCCAGTCCCCGGGCGACCTCTCCCATGGCGTCCGAGAGGACCTTGCCGTGCTCTGCGGTGACGAGCGCGGCGAGATCGTCCCGGTGAGAATCGAGCAGCTCGCGGAGTCGGAACAGCATGGCAGTGCGTCTGCTGAGCGACGAGTCCCCCCACGCCGCGGAGGCGTCCACCGCCACTTTGACGACACCGTCGACCTCGGCGGCTGACGCAATGGCCACCTCGGCGGTCTGCTCACCGCGTGCCGGGTCGAAGACCGGCGCCGTACGATCAGATGTCCCGTCGACCGCCCTTCCTCCGATCGAGTGACCGATCATCTTCATGGCGAGCTCCTCCGGCGTCAGATCGAGGTGCTCAGAGGCGGTACAGCCGGCGGGAGTTGCCGCCGAGTATCTTGTTGCGAGCCTCTTCGGGAAGAGCCGACAGCTTGTGCTCGACGCTTTTCAGGGGATCTGGGTAGAGGCACGTCGGGTGTGGGAAGTCGGTCGCGAAGAGCATCCGATCCTCACCCACCGTCGAGACGAGATCGGCCAGCTTGTTGAAGTTGTTCTCGAACCAGAACGTGGCGTAGAGGTTGCTCCTGAAGTATTCCGACGGCATCTTCCTCATCTGCCGCAAATCACCCGGACAGTTCTCGGCCATCTCGTAGTCGAGCGCCTCGAGGATGAACGGTATCCACCCGACGCCGCTCTCGACCGAGACGGCCTGCAGGCCCGGATGCCGATCGAAGACCCGGGAGAGGATCAGATTGACCACAACGCGGGCATTGCCGACGAAGAGAAGCGTGCCGCCGATGGCGAGCTGGATGTCGCGCGGGTGCGACGGCCAGGGGTATTGGCCGTAGAAGCCCATCCCGGTGACGCTGGCGCCGATGTGGAAGTGGACCGGCAGCTGATGTTCCACGCAGGTTGCCCAGAACGGGTCCCACGCGACGTTGGCGAGATCGGGAGCACCCATGTCTTGTGGGTCGGAGGTCATGTTGACCCCCCGGGCGCCGAGCCCGGCGACCCGCTTGGCCTCGGCCACGCACGCCTCGATGTTCCACGCGGGCATCAGGGGCAGGGGCAGCAGCCGATTGTTCGACTCAGCCTGGATTTCAGCCTGCGTGTCGTTGTACAGCTCGATCGTCAACCGCCGCAGGGCCTCGTCCTCGACGAAGGCGAGGTCCTGCCCGCCGAGGCCGATGGTGCTCGGGAATATGAGCTGTGCGTCGATCCCGAAGTTGTCCATCAGCTGGAGGCGAACCTTGGGGTCGTACGCACCCATGTGGACGTCGTCGATCCTCCACTC from Acidimicrobiales bacterium encodes:
- a CDS encoding CoA-acylating methylmalonate-semialdehyde dehydrogenase, producing the protein MKMIGHSIGGRAVDGTSDRTAPVFDPARGEQTAEVAIASAAEVDGVVKVAVDASAAWGDSSLSRRTAMLFRLRELLDSHRDDLAALVTAEHGKVLSDAMGEVARGLECVEFACGIPHLLKGSHSSEVSTGVDVHTLLRPLGVVAGITPFNFPVMVPLWMAANALACGNAFLLKPSEKDPSASLMLADLVRQAGFPEGVFNVVQGDVETVGALLSHPGIDAVSFVGSTLVARDVYETGTRNGKRVQALGGAKNHMVVLPDADVDAAADEAVSAGYGSAGERCMAISVVVAVGSVGDALVDAIAARIPGVVVGPGDDAASMMGPLITSEHRSRVRSYVERAADEGASVVVDGSAAVTDRGFFVGCSLLDRVKPGMRVYDDEIFGPVLSVVRAATFDDAVELVNANPYGNGVALFTNDGGAARRFERAAEVGMVGINVPIPVPVGWHSFGGWKASMFGGAPIYGPEGIRFYTRPKVITSRWPDPASSAISLGFPTN
- a CDS encoding amidohydrolase family protein, whose product is MSETTLQAKKPFIVDADSHWSEHPELFTRRAPAKYKDRVPHVEDVDGEPMWVFDGHPMGHAYAGAVVGRDGSKSSSAGVLEEWRIDDVHMGAYDPKVRLQLMDNFGIDAQLIFPSTIGLGGQDLAFVEDEALRRLTIELYNDTQAEIQAESNNRLLPLPLMPAWNIEACVAEAKRVAGLGARGVNMTSDPQDMGAPDLANVAWDPFWATCVEHQLPVHFHIGASVTGMGFYGQYPWPSHPRDIQLAIGGTLLFVGNARVVVNLILSRVFDRHPGLQAVSVESGVGWIPFILEALDYEMAENCPGDLRQMRKMPSEYFRSNLYATFWFENNFNKLADLVSTVGEDRMLFATDFPHPTCLYPDPLKSVEHKLSALPEEARNKILGGNSRRLYRL